A single genomic interval of Malania oleifera isolate guangnan ecotype guangnan chromosome 13, ASM2987363v1, whole genome shotgun sequence harbors:
- the LOC131145405 gene encoding putative pentatricopeptide repeat-containing protein At3g25970 isoform X2, with translation MSMRVLFANFFMPSTMSVKSYFLGSWKHKRWKDLKLYSTLHHSVVSLNVSIAHHAKIGELDMARNLFDEMPTRTVVSWNTMICGYSKWRRYSEALSLVSEMHYSNMKLNETTFSSVLSVCACVGSLCDGKQIHCLVWKSGAESFELVGSALLYFYSSCFKIEEARRVFDVLRGRNELLWSLMLVGYVQCNLMSEAWDVFMRIPTRDVIAWTTLISGYSKREDGCKWALELFGLMRVEGEVTPNEFTLDCVIRACGRLGVLHQGRFVHGLLIKFGFEFDCSIGDALVGFYCHCDAIDDAMKIYCSCTNLCLNASNSLIEGLILMGRIEDAELIFSKLAEANPVSYNLMIKGYAVSGRIEDSKKLFEEMPHRSTTSLNTMISVYSRNGEIDKALELFEETKGQGNPVTWNSMISGYVHNSQHEEALKLYMTMRRLPVDQTRSTFSALFHACSCLGSLKQGQSLHSHLIKTPFESNVYVGTSLIDMYSKCGSIIGAQKSFFSISSPNVAAWTALINGYAHHGLGSEVIILFEQMLEQGVKPNGATFAGLLSACGRAGLVNEGMRLFYAMEKCYGVTPALEHYACMVDLLGRSGHLREAEELIREMPIEADGVVWGALLSSCWFWMDMEVGERVAQKMFKLDPMPICAYVILSNIYASMGKWGEKMDVRKRLRALKVKKDPGCSWLELNNRVHVFSVEGRTNPHCNVIYATLEHLTVNASSIIQFGNVSLPITGDYYFSERHFH, from the coding sequence ATGAGTATGCGGGTTTTGTTTGCGAACTTCTTCATGCCTTCGACCATGTCAGTGAAATCTTATTTTCTGGGAAGTTGGAAGCATAAACGATGGAAGGACCTCAAACTCTATTCAACGCTTCATCACAGCGTTGTCTCTTTGAACGTTTCAATTGCCCACCACGCGAAAATTGGCGAGTTGGACATGGCCCGAAATCTGTTCGACGAAATGCCAACGAGAACCGTGGTTTCATGGAACACTATGATTTGTGGGTATTCGAAATGGCGTAGATACAGCGAAGCTCTCAGCCTAGTTTCCGAGATGCACTATAGCAACATGAAGCTAAACGAAACCACTTTCTCGTCGGTTTTGAGTGTTTGTGCTTGTGTCGGATCGTTGTGTGACGGAAAACAGATTCATTGTCTTGTTTGGAAATCTGGGGCAGAGAGCTTCGAGCTCGTAGGGAGTGCTTTGTTGTATTTTTATTCGAGTTGTTTCAAAATTGAAGAAGCTCGGAGAGTTTTTGATGTGTTGCGCGGAAGGAATGAATTGTTGTGGAGTTTGATGCTCGTGGGGTATGTGCAGTGTAATTTAATGAGTGAGGCTTGGGATGTCTTTATGAGAATTCCAACCCGTGATGTCATTGCTTGGACTACGTTGATTTCGGGTTACTCAAAGAGGGAGGATGGTTGCAAGTGGGCTTTGGAGCTCTTTGGGTTGATGAGAGTGGAGGGTGAAGTGACCCCAAATGAGTTTACCTTGGATTGTGTAATAAGGGCTTGTGGTAGATTGGGAGTTTTGCACCAAGGAAGGTTTGTCCATGGGCTTTTGAtcaaatttggatttgaatttgattGCTCAATTGGCGATGCACTCGTTGGTTTTTATTGTCATTGTGATGCTATTGATGATGCCATGAAAATCTACTGTAGCTGCACAAACCTGTGTTTAAACGCTTCCAATTCGCTGATTGAAGGGCTTATACTCATGGGTAGGATTGAAGATGCTGAGCTAATTTTCAGTAAACTGGCTGAAGCTAATCCTGTCTCGTATAATTTGATGATTAAAGGGTATGCAGTTAGTGGTCGAATTGAGGATTCAAAAAAATTGTTTGAGGAGATGCCTCACAGATCTACAACTTCTTTGAATACTATGATATCGGTGTATTCTAGGAATGGTGAAATTGATAAGGCTCTTGAACTCTTTGAAGAAACAAAAGGGCAAGGGAACCCTGTGACATGGAATTCAATGATTTCTGGTTATGTTCATAATAGTCAACATGAAGAGGCTTTGAAACTATACATGACCATGCGCAGATTACCAGTTGACCAAACTAGATCAACATTCTCTGCTCTATTTCATGCCTGTTCATGCCTTGGATCTCTTAAACAAGGACAATCACTTCACTCGCATTTGATTAAGACACCGTTTGAATCAAATGTTTATGTTGGAACATCCCTTATAGACATGTACTCCAAATGTGGGAGCATAATTGGTgctcaaaaatcattttttagcaTCTCTTCACCCAATGTGGCTGCTTGGACAGCTCTTATTAATGGGTATGCACACCATGGGCTTGGGTCTGAGGTGATCATACTCTTCGAGCAAATGTTAGAGCAAGGAGTAAAACCTAATGGAGCTACTTTTGCAGGGCTTCTGTCTGCTTGTGGTCGTGCTGGTTTGGTGAATGAAGGGATGAGATTGTTTTATGCCATGGAAAAATGTTATGGAGTAACCCCTGCCTTAGAACATTATGCATGCATGGTGGATCTTCTTGGCCGATCAGGTCATCTACGAGAAGCCGAGGAGCTTATTAGAGAGATGCCAATTGAAGCTGATGGGGTTGTTTGGGGAGCTTTGCTTAGTTCTTGTTGGTTTTGGATGGACATGGAAGTAGGTGAGAGGGTGGCTCAGAAAATGTTTAAATTAGATCCCATGCCAATATGTGCTTATGTTATTTTGTCGAACATATATGCAAGCATGGGGAAGTGGGGAGAGAAGATGGATGTGAGgaagagattgagagctttgaaAGTGAAGAAAGATCCTGGATGCAGTTGGCTTGAGCTGAACAACAGAGTCCATGTCTTCTCTGTAGAAGGTAGAACGAATCCACACTGTAATGTAATTTATGCAACTTTGGAGCATCTAACTGTAAATGCAAGCTCTATTATTCAATTTGGCAATGTCTCTTTGCCAATAACAGGGGATTATTATTTCAGTGAAAGACACTTCCATTAA
- the LOC131145418 gene encoding uncharacterized protein LOC131145418, whose protein sequence is MVKLASARESRLYGPRLARNRSEYTNAGLYVFAVVVFIGGFAAQLSREPKSGLVLLLIALALIIAVNLHDLVAHLAGVDFRLPLVEFDLQLALVEFAVPVVQAVGSLLVFLGVLFLFIQAEKGYDHTKPEKHAVNMLIAGPILWLLGSIHNSCQIYERADGHVQILQESVHIPFLLGSLLFVVGAILNAREQAQPIHHGIDLLSKTWAWLGIFGSLLFLIGGLMNVVKVFKMQQINGLRLEKLRGGAHEWLIHEREGHVSLIIEEERMRKRQAEEARRTVTTPYKDVLVGHS, encoded by the exons ATGGTGAAGCTGGCGTCGGCGCGGGAAAGCCGGCTGTACGGGCCGCGGCTGGCTCGAAACCGGTCGGAGTACACGAATGCGGGGCTGTACGTGTTCGCGGTGGTGGTTTTCATCGGCGGCTTCGCGGCGCAGCTCTCGAGGGAGCCGAAGTCGGGACTGGTTCTGCTGCTCATAGCCCTGGCTCTGATAATCGCCGTGAACCTGCACGATCTGGTGGCTCATCTCGCCGGAGTCGATTTCCGGCTGCCGTTGGTGGAGTTCGACTTGCAGCTGGCGCTGGTGGAGTTCGCTGTCCCTGTGGTTCAGGCCGTCGGGTCGCTGCTCGTGTTCTTGGGTGTTCTTTTTCTCTTCATTCAg GCAGAGAAAGGATATGACCATACTAAGCCAGAGAAGCATGCTGTCAACATGCTTATTGCGGGTCCTATCCTATGGCTACTGGGCTCAATCCACAACTCATGTCAGATATATGAGAGGGCTGATGGGCATGTCCAAATTCTACAAGAGAGTGTCCACATTCCATTCTTGTTGGGAAGCTTATTGTTCGTGGTGGGCGCAATTCTCAATGCTCGTGAGCAAGCTCAACCAATCCATCACGGCATCGACTTACTT AGTAAGACTTGGGCCTGGTTGGGGATTTTTGGAAGCCTCTTGTTCTTGATCGGCGGATTGATGAACGTTGTGAAAGTGTTCAAGATGCAGCAAATCAACGGGCTACGGTTGGAGAAGCTGCGGGGAGGGGCGCACGAGTGGCTTATTCATGAGAGAGAAGGCCACGTCTCGCTCATTATAGAAGAGGAGAGGATGAGAAAGAGGCAAGCCGAAGAAGCCAGACGGACAGTTACGACTCCTTACAAGGATGTTCTTGTTGGTCACAGTTGA
- the LOC131145405 gene encoding putative pentatricopeptide repeat-containing protein At3g25970 isoform X1, with protein MSMRVLFANFFMPSTMSVKSYFLGSWKHKRWKDLKLYSTLHHSVVSLNVSIAHHAKIGELDMARNLFDEMPTRTVVSWNTMICGYSKWRRYSEALSLVSEMHYSNMKLNETTFSSVLSVCACVGSLCDGKQIHCLVWKSGAESFELVGSALLYFYSSCFKIEEARRVFDVLRGRNELLWSLMLVGYVQCNLMSEAWDVFMRIPTRDVIAWTTLISGYSKREDGCKWALELFGLMRVEGEVTPNEFTLDCVIRACGRLGVLHQGRFVHGLLIKFGFEFDCSIGDALVGFYCHCDAIDDAMKIYCSCTNLCLNASNSLIEGLILMGRIEDAELIFSKLAEANPVSYNLMIKGYAVSGRIEDSKKLFEEMPHRSTTSLNTMISVYSRNGEIDKALELFEETKGQGNPVTWNSMISGYVHNSQHEEALKLYMTMRRLPVDQTRSTFSALFHACSCLGSLKQGQSLHSHLIKTPFESNVYVGTSLIDMYSKCGSIIGAQKSFFSISSPNVAAWTALINGYAHHGLGSEVIILFEQMLEQGVKPNGATFAGLLSACGRAGLVNEGMRLFYAMEKCYGVTPALEHYACMVDLLGRSGHLREAEELIREMPIEADGVVWGALLSSCWFWMDMEVGERVAQKMFKLDPMPICAYVILSNIYASMGKWGEKMDVRKRLRALKVKKDPGCSWLELNNRVHVFSVEETNCQIRQEDLAGYLTFNLSKATRSYPMASFGHCCRFFLHWFLQATS; from the exons ATGAGTATGCGGGTTTTGTTTGCGAACTTCTTCATGCCTTCGACCATGTCAGTGAAATCTTATTTTCTGGGAAGTTGGAAGCATAAACGATGGAAGGACCTCAAACTCTATTCAACGCTTCATCACAGCGTTGTCTCTTTGAACGTTTCAATTGCCCACCACGCGAAAATTGGCGAGTTGGACATGGCCCGAAATCTGTTCGACGAAATGCCAACGAGAACCGTGGTTTCATGGAACACTATGATTTGTGGGTATTCGAAATGGCGTAGATACAGCGAAGCTCTCAGCCTAGTTTCCGAGATGCACTATAGCAACATGAAGCTAAACGAAACCACTTTCTCGTCGGTTTTGAGTGTTTGTGCTTGTGTCGGATCGTTGTGTGACGGAAAACAGATTCATTGTCTTGTTTGGAAATCTGGGGCAGAGAGCTTCGAGCTCGTAGGGAGTGCTTTGTTGTATTTTTATTCGAGTTGTTTCAAAATTGAAGAAGCTCGGAGAGTTTTTGATGTGTTGCGCGGAAGGAATGAATTGTTGTGGAGTTTGATGCTCGTGGGGTATGTGCAGTGTAATTTAATGAGTGAGGCTTGGGATGTCTTTATGAGAATTCCAACCCGTGATGTCATTGCTTGGACTACGTTGATTTCGGGTTACTCAAAGAGGGAGGATGGTTGCAAGTGGGCTTTGGAGCTCTTTGGGTTGATGAGAGTGGAGGGTGAAGTGACCCCAAATGAGTTTACCTTGGATTGTGTAATAAGGGCTTGTGGTAGATTGGGAGTTTTGCACCAAGGAAGGTTTGTCCATGGGCTTTTGAtcaaatttggatttgaatttgattGCTCAATTGGCGATGCACTCGTTGGTTTTTATTGTCATTGTGATGCTATTGATGATGCCATGAAAATCTACTGTAGCTGCACAAACCTGTGTTTAAACGCTTCCAATTCGCTGATTGAAGGGCTTATACTCATGGGTAGGATTGAAGATGCTGAGCTAATTTTCAGTAAACTGGCTGAAGCTAATCCTGTCTCGTATAATTTGATGATTAAAGGGTATGCAGTTAGTGGTCGAATTGAGGATTCAAAAAAATTGTTTGAGGAGATGCCTCACAGATCTACAACTTCTTTGAATACTATGATATCGGTGTATTCTAGGAATGGTGAAATTGATAAGGCTCTTGAACTCTTTGAAGAAACAAAAGGGCAAGGGAACCCTGTGACATGGAATTCAATGATTTCTGGTTATGTTCATAATAGTCAACATGAAGAGGCTTTGAAACTATACATGACCATGCGCAGATTACCAGTTGACCAAACTAGATCAACATTCTCTGCTCTATTTCATGCCTGTTCATGCCTTGGATCTCTTAAACAAGGACAATCACTTCACTCGCATTTGATTAAGACACCGTTTGAATCAAATGTTTATGTTGGAACATCCCTTATAGACATGTACTCCAAATGTGGGAGCATAATTGGTgctcaaaaatcattttttagcaTCTCTTCACCCAATGTGGCTGCTTGGACAGCTCTTATTAATGGGTATGCACACCATGGGCTTGGGTCTGAGGTGATCATACTCTTCGAGCAAATGTTAGAGCAAGGAGTAAAACCTAATGGAGCTACTTTTGCAGGGCTTCTGTCTGCTTGTGGTCGTGCTGGTTTGGTGAATGAAGGGATGAGATTGTTTTATGCCATGGAAAAATGTTATGGAGTAACCCCTGCCTTAGAACATTATGCATGCATGGTGGATCTTCTTGGCCGATCAGGTCATCTACGAGAAGCCGAGGAGCTTATTAGAGAGATGCCAATTGAAGCTGATGGGGTTGTTTGGGGAGCTTTGCTTAGTTCTTGTTGGTTTTGGATGGACATGGAAGTAGGTGAGAGGGTGGCTCAGAAAATGTTTAAATTAGATCCCATGCCAATATGTGCTTATGTTATTTTGTCGAACATATATGCAAGCATGGGGAAGTGGGGAGAGAAGATGGATGTGAGgaagagattgagagctttgaaAGTGAAGAAAGATCCTGGATGCAGTTGGCTTGAGCTGAACAACAGAGTCCATGTCTTCTCTGTAGAAG AAACTAACTGCCAAATTAGGCAAGAAGATCTAGCAGGTTATCTCACCTTCAATTTATCCAAGGCAACCCGCAGCTATCCAATGGCATCCTTTGGACATTGCTGCAGATTTTTCCTCCATTGGTTTTTGCAGGCTACTTCATAG
- the LOC131145402 gene encoding disease resistance protein RPM1-like, translating to MAMIAVKIVLEKLSSLVGEEANLLGGLGKEIEVLQDDLDSMKSFLQDAEARSENDQAVRTWVKQVRDVAYDAEDVLEEFLLRLVPPHGNGFLRCLRTSYHHISQSKARHQLAVQIQRIKDRVRNISQRRSTFSFNDTSAGTSLQEWHDPRRASLYIDEADVVGIENPKALLMKWLVEGEQKLTAVSVAGMGGLGKTTLVKKAFDSHPVKRAFNCHAWVTVSKSFTTEELLRAALKGFLEATKEPAPEGMESMIDFQLVDKLRNHLQQKRYVIVLDDVWSPDAWEAVKYALPDCNNGSRIIFTTRLIDLADSIETTGHVYHLQPLPEREAWTLFCMKAFRGERRGICPEELEEISRSVLKKCGGLPLAIVVIGGLLSKKKRILEWKKVHDNLAAEMKSDCHLGNLERILLLSYEDLPHHLKCCYLYLSAFPEDYLIKRMKLIRLWVSERFVEEKQGLTMEEVAEDYLNELVNRSMIQVAEMDQLNRVRTCSIHDLMREIIQLKSREESLLTVVGESGVAENEKVRRLSIHGNCNNLMSSMRFPYLRSIFLFTRSCTSFRRRFFSCFRLLRVLELEGVPLSSLPPEVVELIHLRYLSLRSTEIKQLPESIGKLKNLEILDLKGTLISSVPKGILEMKHLCQLRNFHYRFESSTYFGNIYGTRVPTEIGRLMSLQKLGTVDINDDIELVKELGKLTQLRRLGVLNLGEQHGTDFCYSLEKLKHLTTLYMLSKGTLEVIKLDSLSSPPEFLQRLYLKCRLLALPQWLASLHHLVKLVLQYSNLKVDPLKALQGLRSLVMLELRQAYDGEELSCDKLGYPKLKKLFCHQLQRLKCIKIADGAMTELRALDIAACWELERVPIGTEHLKNLQDLLLWDMPSEFLERIGRLNGEDFWKVQHISTIKHVYKSGQRWAAETLS from the coding sequence ATGGCTATGATAGCAGTGAAGATTGTGTTGGAGAAGTTGTCTTCCCTCGTAGGAGAGGAAGCCAATCTGCTCGGTGGACTTGGCAAGGAAATTGAAGTGCTGCAAGATGACTTGGACAGCATGAAATCCTTCCTGCAGGATGCGGAGGCGAGGAGCGAGAATGACCAAGCGGTGAGGACTTGGGTGAAGCAGGTGAGGGACGTGGCTTATGATGCAGAGGATGTGCTTGAAGAGTTCTTACTCCGCTTGGTGCCGCCTCATGGGAACGGCTTCCTCCGTTGTCTTCGCACTTCGTATCATCACATTAGCCAGTCAAAAGCACGACACCAGTTGGCCGTCCAGATTCAGCGCATAAAGGATAGAGTGAGGAACATTTCACAGAGAAGAAGCACATTTTCATTCAATGACACGAGCGCCGGTACCAGCTTGCAGGAATGGCATGACCCACGGCGAGCTTCTCTGTACATTGATGAAGCTGATGTTGTGGGAATTGAGAACCCCAAAGCTTTGCTAATGAAGTGGCTCGTCGAGGGAGAACAGAAGCTTACAGCCGTCTCTGTTGCTGGAATGGGCGGCTTGGGGaaaacaactctagtgaagaaagCTTTTGACAGCCATCCAGTGAAGAGAGCCTTTAATTGTCATGCTTGGGTTACAGTCTCCAAATCATTTACAACTGAGGAGCTCTTGCGGGCAGCGCTCAAAGGATTCTTGGAAGCGACAAAAGAACCAGCTCCGGAGGGAATGGAATCAATGATCGACTTCCAATTAGTTGATAAGCTAAGAAATCATCTGCAGCAAAAGAGGTATGTCATTGTCCTTGATGATGTGTGGAGCCCAGATGCTTGGGAAGCAGTCAAATATGCACTCCCTGATTGTAACAATGGCAGTAGGATAATTTTCACAACACGTTTAATTGATCTAGCTGATTCTATAGAAACTACTGGTCATGTCTACCATCTCCAACCTCTACCAGAGAGGGAGGCTTGGACCCTTTTTTGCATGAAAGCTTTCAGAGGGGAACGGAGAGGCATTTGTCCTGAAGAACTTGAGGAGATTTCTCGAAGTGTCTTGAAGAAATGTGGGGGACTTCCACTTGCAATTGTCGTGATAGGAGGTTTGCTGTCGAAGAAGAAACGGATTTTGGAATGGAAGAAAGTCCATGACAACCTAGCTGCAGAAATGAAAAGTGATTGCCACCTAGGAAATCTCGAAAGAATACTTCTACTAAGTTATGAGGATCTACCGCACCACCTTAAATGCTGTTACTTGTATTTGAGTGCTTTCCCAGAAGATTACTTGATCAAAAGAATGAAGCTGATCCGGCTATGGGTTTCTGAAAGGTTTGTGGAAGAGAAGCAAGGCCTTACAATGGAGGAGGTTGCAGAGGACTACCTTAATGAACTAGTCAATAGGAGTATGATTCAGGTAGCTGAAATGGATCAGCTCAACAGGGTTAGGACTTGCTCAATTCACGATCTTATGCGAGAAATTATTCAATTGAAATCCAGGGAAGAGTCACTTCTTACAGTTGTGGGTGAAAGCGGTGTTGCAGAGAACGAGAAAGTTCGTCGACTATCAATCCATGGTAATTGCAACAACTTAATGTCAAGCATGAGATTCCCTTATCTTCGGTCTATTTTTCTCTTTACACGATCTTGCACATCCTTCCGCCGAAGATTCTTTTCTTGCTTTAGATTATTGAGAGTTCTAGAGCTAGAGGGTGTTCCTCTTTCCAGCCTCCCTCCAGAGGTGGTTGAATTGATTCATTTGAGATATTTAAGTTTGAGGAGCACAGAAATAAAGCAGCTCCCAGAGTCCATAGGAAAGCTTAAGAACCTTGAAATATTGGACTTAAAAGGAACTTTAATATCATCAGTGCCTAAAGGGATCTTAGAGATGAAACACTTGTGCCAGCTCCGTAACTTCCATTACCGTTTTGAATCTTCAACTTATTTTGGCAACATATATGGCACTAGGGTTCCCACAGAAATAGGAAGATTAATGAGTCTACAGAAACTTGGAACTGTTGATATAAACGATGACATTGAGCTTGTAAAAGAACTTGGGAAGCTCACCCAACTTAGGAGGTTGGGTGTGTTGAACCTTGGAGAGCAACATGGAACAGATTTTTGTTATTCTCTAGAGAAGCTGAAACACCTTACCACATTGTATATGCTGTCCAAAGGTACTCTTGAAGTTATAAAATTAGACTCGCTATCTTCACCCCCAGAGTTTCTTCAGCGCTTATATCTAAAATGTAGATTATTGGCGTTGCCTCAATGGCTTGCTTCCCTACATCACCTTGTCAAGCTAGTCcttcaatattcaaatttaaaagtTGACCCCTTGAAAGCCCTTCAAGGGCTGCGTAGCTTGGTGATGCTTGAACTTCGACAAGCTTATGACGGGGAGGAACTATCCTGTGACAAGTTGGGATATCCAAAGCTGAAAAAGCTTTTCTGTCATCAACTGCAGAGATTGAAGTGcataaaaattgcagatggagcAATGACTGAGCTGAGGGCATTGGATATAGCAGCATGTTGGGAGCTAGAAAGGGTGCCAATTGGTACTGAGCATCTCAAGAATCTTCAAGATCTGCTGCTGTGGGATATGCCTTCAGAATTCTTGGAAAGAATTGGACGCTTAAATGGCGAAGATTTCTGGAAGGTTCAACATATTTCAACAATTAAGCATGTCTATAAAAGTGGACAAAGATGGGCTGCTGAGACTCTTTCGTGA